The following proteins are encoded in a genomic region of Candidatus Zymogenaceae bacterium:
- a CDS encoding LysM peptidoglycan-binding domain-containing protein, with amino-acid sequence MKQVTIMRVAVVAVAVLCLSFAVVSIAQDNGTGTTTPTGSSTRVYIIKEGDTLWDISDDLYNDPSKWRELWEMNPHMGDPNSLTVGDELYLEPLTTTETTPTEAPFVPSVTESIVGGVTEEVTLPPTLFSTESMREIIPTEPYKMKPEDIYFIPKVVYTGFLSDDELEDSGYIHHTRDDRTMLTDDDVVFIKLPKDKMIDLKQGDRFTIFRVEEKVKHPVTKKKTGYMIHIVGELHVTALGEKTASAVITNTNDAVYLKDRIRPFEPLVKTIDLKKGKAPVVGHIVYAARPDPELAQEPLLAENDIVYIDRGFADGVEVGSIFDILRIDENNIGKLTAEGYEDMLRQMYFEEGITGKEILEGATPKYAVIYPPDVVGRLVVINAKEYTSTAVISNSNRHVEVGDMVRLELE; translated from the coding sequence ATGAAACAGGTCACTATTATGAGAGTCGCCGTTGTCGCTGTTGCGGTTCTTTGCCTGTCGTTCGCCGTTGTGTCCATCGCGCAGGATAACGGTACGGGTACCACAACGCCGACGGGCTCGAGCACCCGGGTTTATATCATCAAGGAAGGCGATACGCTGTGGGATATCTCCGACGATCTCTACAACGATCCCTCCAAATGGCGGGAGCTGTGGGAAATGAATCCTCATATGGGCGATCCGAACAGCCTGACGGTGGGAGATGAGCTGTACCTGGAACCTCTGACCACAACGGAGACCACACCGACGGAAGCACCGTTCGTGCCGTCCGTCACCGAATCGATTGTGGGGGGCGTTACCGAGGAGGTGACATTACCTCCAACCCTCTTCTCAACCGAAAGCATGCGGGAGATCATTCCAACAGAACCCTACAAAATGAAGCCGGAAGATATCTATTTTATTCCGAAGGTTGTCTATACCGGTTTTCTGTCCGATGATGAGCTGGAGGACTCGGGATATATCCACCATACCCGGGATGACAGAACCATGCTCACCGATGACGACGTCGTTTTCATCAAGCTGCCAAAGGACAAGATGATCGATCTGAAACAGGGCGACAGGTTCACCATTTTCCGGGTTGAAGAAAAGGTGAAACATCCGGTTACGAAAAAGAAGACCGGATATATGATTCATATTGTCGGGGAACTGCATGTGACGGCCCTGGGGGAAAAGACGGCGTCCGCCGTCATCACAAATACAAATGACGCCGTCTATCTGAAAGACAGAATCAGGCCCTTTGAACCGCTGGTGAAGACCATTGATCTGAAGAAGGGGAAAGCGCCCGTGGTTGGACATATCGTATACGCGGCGCGACCGGATCCAGAATTGGCCCAGGAGCCGCTGTTGGCTGAAAACGACATCGTGTATATCGATCGCGGATTCGCCGACGGCGTGGAGGTGGGAAGCATTTTTGATATACTGCGCATTGACGAAAACAATATCGGGAAGCTGACCGCCGAAGGATATGAGGATATGCTCAGGCAGATGTACTTCGAAGAGGGGATAACCGGGAAGGAGATTCTCGAGGGAGCCACGCCGAAGTACGCCGTTATTTACCCGCCTGACGTGGTGGGACGTCTCGTGGTGATCAATGCTAAAGAGTACACATCAACGGCGGTCATCAGCAATTCGAATCGGCACGTAGAAGTGGGTGATATGGTGCGCCTCGAGCTGGAATAA
- the dprA gene encoding DNA-processing protein DprA yields MDSKRYDLALSRVPRVGNVTFRKLVRHFGGAKEAFEAGYDRLLASGIVGEKLARSIVSFSDWDPIEKELDRVRSFGADIIGIEDDEYPFPLGEIYDPPGFLYVLGSLEPVDHRSVAVIGSRNPTHYGVLSTERIAGGLAAEGITIVSGMARGIDSLAHEAALKNNGRTIAVLGSGLDVIYPPENKELAESIAENGAVVSEFPLGTGPEAQNFPRRNRIISGMSLGVVIVEARIKSGALITANLALEQNREVFAVPGNINNPRSKGTHRLIRDGAKLVESARDVIEELPGVLGGRFFVGGGTDKTKSPLVLTDDERKVLENIGHEPVYVDIIIDESGLASERVLEILLELELKHVVRQIPGKSFIRIVA; encoded by the coding sequence ATGGACTCGAAACGATACGATCTGGCGCTTTCCCGTGTCCCTCGGGTGGGAAACGTCACGTTCCGAAAGCTGGTGCGGCATTTCGGCGGCGCAAAAGAAGCCTTCGAGGCGGGATATGACCGACTTCTCGCATCGGGTATCGTGGGCGAAAAGCTGGCCCGCAGCATCGTCTCGTTTTCCGATTGGGACCCGATAGAGAAAGAGCTTGATCGGGTACGCTCGTTTGGGGCCGATATCATTGGGATTGAGGACGACGAATACCCGTTCCCGCTGGGGGAGATATACGATCCTCCCGGATTTCTCTATGTGCTCGGGTCTTTGGAGCCTGTAGATCACCGCTCCGTGGCGGTTATCGGCTCCAGAAATCCGACTCATTACGGCGTCCTCTCAACCGAGCGAATTGCCGGAGGGCTGGCGGCGGAAGGAATTACGATAGTCAGCGGCATGGCCCGGGGTATTGATTCACTGGCCCACGAGGCTGCACTCAAAAACAATGGGCGGACCATAGCCGTCTTGGGATCCGGCCTGGATGTGATATATCCACCGGAAAACAAAGAACTTGCGGAAAGCATCGCGGAAAACGGCGCTGTCGTCAGCGAGTTTCCCCTGGGCACCGGGCCCGAAGCCCAGAATTTTCCCAGGAGAAACCGGATTATCAGCGGCATGTCCCTTGGGGTTGTGATCGTCGAGGCCAGGATAAAGAGCGGCGCCCTGATAACGGCGAACCTCGCCCTCGAACAGAATAGGGAGGTCTTCGCCGTTCCGGGGAACATCAACAACCCCCGGTCGAAGGGAACACACCGGCTCATCCGGGACGGGGCGAAACTTGTGGAGAGCGCCCGGGATGTTATTGAAGAGCTGCCCGGCGTGTTGGGAGGGAGATTCTTCGTCGGCGGGGGTACTGACAAGACGAAGAGTCCGCTCGTCCTCACGGACGACGAAAGGAAGGTGCTCGAAAATATCGGACATGAGCCGGTATATGTCGATATTATTATTGATGAGAGCGGACTTGCCAGCGAGCGGGTCCTTGAGATATTATTAGAGTTGGAGCTGAAACATGTCGTCAGGCAGATTCCCGGCAAGAGTTTTATCCGCATAGTAGCCTGA
- the topA gene encoding type I DNA topoisomerase, with the protein MSKSLVIVESPAKAKTIEKFLGKDFKVLASYGHVRSIPSKSGSVDIQNDFTPTYEVIEDKKTHINTIKKSLKNVDSVYLATDLDREGEAIAWHLVNVLNIDNGGNGLNVHRIVFSEITKSAVLESIENPRKISRELVDAQRAREILDYLVGFNLSPFLWRKVKYGLSAGRVQSVALRMICEREREIEAFSPQEYWTIEGIFTKTGEYNPFSATMITSGGNKLKKFDLATEQDAQNAIDLCVSGPFVVGDVKRKDIKRNPPPPFITSTMQQEASRKLGFPARKTMRVAQKLYEGKEVGDEQVGLITYMRTDSTNVAASALAEVKQVITDEFGAEYSLAKPRVFKKKAKGAQEAHEAIRPTSFTRTPKLIKKYLTKDEFRLYELIWKRAAASQMAQMVLDSVSAELLGENESVFRASGSTVKFPGFSKVYMEGRDDEAEEQELLLPVLAIGDMLDLIGMVPEQHFTAAPPRYSEASLIKALEERGIGRPSTYAGIINTIQARKYVTLRERRFYPEDIGMIVNDLLVKHFQKYVDYDFTAHLEEDLDSIASGDAQWRPMIKEFWEPFYDLLLKKDKEVRKEDVYNQKTDKICPQCGKPIVIKLGKFGRFYACSGYPDCRYVASLEGKEQEIPQTNEVCDLCGKPMQVKMGKYGQFLGCTGYPECRNIKPLKDPLNTGVTCPLCGKGTLIEREVKKGRTKGKLFYGCSEYPDCTYIVNNRPYPTPCPKCANPFLVYKGTKTGDGELFCPAEGCGYSREVDQKDLEKLEKK; encoded by the coding sequence ATGTCTAAATCACTGGTCATAGTGGAATCGCCGGCCAAGGCGAAAACCATAGAGAAATTTCTGGGGAAGGATTTCAAGGTCCTGGCCTCCTACGGACATGTCCGCTCGATTCCGAGCAAGAGCGGTTCGGTGGACATCCAGAACGACTTTACCCCCACCTATGAGGTTATCGAGGACAAGAAAACACATATCAATACCATCAAGAAAAGCCTGAAAAACGTCGATTCGGTATACCTCGCGACGGACCTAGACCGGGAGGGTGAGGCCATCGCGTGGCATCTGGTAAACGTGCTCAACATCGATAACGGCGGAAACGGATTGAACGTTCATCGCATTGTGTTTTCGGAGATCACCAAGTCCGCGGTACTGGAATCCATCGAAAATCCCCGGAAGATATCCCGGGAGCTGGTCGACGCCCAGCGGGCCCGGGAGATCCTCGATTACCTGGTCGGATTCAACCTGAGTCCGTTTTTGTGGCGAAAGGTGAAATACGGTCTTTCCGCGGGTCGGGTTCAGTCGGTTGCCCTCAGGATGATCTGTGAGCGCGAACGGGAGATCGAGGCCTTTTCGCCCCAGGAATACTGGACCATCGAGGGAATTTTCACGAAAACAGGGGAGTACAATCCCTTTTCCGCCACCATGATCACAAGCGGCGGGAATAAGCTGAAAAAATTCGATCTCGCCACCGAGCAGGACGCCCAGAACGCCATAGACCTGTGCGTCTCCGGGCCTTTCGTTGTGGGGGATGTCAAGAGAAAAGACATCAAGCGGAATCCCCCACCGCCGTTCATCACAAGCACCATGCAGCAGGAGGCGTCACGGAAGCTCGGCTTTCCCGCGCGAAAGACGATGCGGGTGGCCCAGAAACTCTACGAGGGTAAAGAGGTGGGCGATGAGCAGGTGGGTCTCATCACCTATATGCGTACCGACAGCACCAACGTGGCGGCCTCCGCCCTGGCCGAGGTCAAACAGGTGATCACCGACGAATTCGGTGCGGAATACTCCCTCGCAAAGCCCCGTGTGTTTAAGAAAAAGGCGAAGGGCGCCCAGGAAGCCCATGAGGCCATCCGGCCCACCTCGTTCACCCGCACCCCGAAGCTCATAAAGAAGTATCTGACCAAAGATGAGTTTCGTCTGTATGAATTGATATGGAAGCGGGCGGCGGCCTCCCAGATGGCGCAGATGGTCCTCGATTCGGTGTCCGCCGAACTCCTGGGAGAGAACGAGAGCGTCTTTCGGGCAAGCGGCTCCACGGTGAAGTTCCCCGGCTTTTCCAAGGTGTACATGGAGGGGAGGGATGATGAGGCCGAGGAGCAGGAACTGCTGTTGCCCGTTCTTGCAATCGGTGACATGCTTGATCTCATCGGCATGGTGCCGGAACAGCACTTCACCGCGGCACCGCCCCGGTATTCCGAGGCGAGCCTCATCAAGGCCCTCGAAGAGCGGGGAATCGGCAGACCCTCGACGTACGCCGGCATCATCAACACGATCCAGGCACGGAAGTACGTAACGCTCCGGGAGCGGCGGTTCTATCCGGAAGACATCGGCATGATCGTCAATGATCTTCTGGTAAAGCATTTTCAAAAATACGTGGATTACGACTTTACCGCCCACCTGGAAGAGGACCTGGACAGCATCGCCTCGGGGGACGCCCAGTGGCGGCCGATGATCAAGGAATTCTGGGAGCCCTTTTACGACCTGCTTCTCAAAAAAGACAAGGAGGTCAGAAAAGAGGACGTCTATAACCAGAAGACCGACAAGATTTGTCCCCAGTGCGGCAAGCCGATCGTCATCAAGCTGGGGAAGTTCGGCCGATTCTACGCCTGCAGCGGCTATCCCGACTGCCGCTACGTTGCATCCCTGGAGGGGAAGGAGCAGGAGATCCCCCAGACGAACGAAGTATGTGATCTGTGCGGGAAGCCGATGCAGGTCAAGATGGGGAAATACGGCCAGTTTCTGGGCTGCACGGGCTACCCCGAGTGCAGGAACATCAAGCCGCTCAAGGATCCGCTGAATACGGGTGTTACCTGTCCCCTGTGTGGCAAGGGAACCCTCATCGAGCGGGAGGTCAAGAAGGGACGGACGAAGGGCAAGCTCTTTTACGGCTGCTCCGAGTATCCCGATTGCACCTATATCGTCAACAATCGACCCTACCCGACACCGTGCCCAAAGTGCGCGAATCCGTTTTTGGTATACAAGGGAACCAAGACGGGAGACGGAGAGCTTTTCTGTCCCGCCGAGGGATGCGGTTACAGCCGGGAAGTCGATCAAAAGGACCTGGAAAAACTTGAAAAAAAGTGA
- the trmFO gene encoding methylenetetrahydrofolate--tRNA-(uracil(54)-C(5))-methyltransferase (FADH(2)-oxidizing) TrmFO: MKKSDAEITVIGGGLAGCEAAWRAARMGVRVKLFEMKPDRFSPAHKNESLAELVCSNSLRAESLENASGILKRELELLDSIVIESAHNHRIPAGGALAVDREAFSREITERVAAHPLIDVIRTEVTDLDFSLPAVVATGPLTSDDFSMALQRITGREKLFFYDAISPIIYTDSINMDVAFRASRYGKGGDDYINLPMNKEQYYRLVREIKRADEVEPHSFEDTKIFEGCLPVEVMVRRGEDTLAFGPLKPVGLDDPETGEIHYAVLQLRQENREGTLHNMVGFQTRLKRGEQERVFRMIPGMENARFARYGSVHRNTYIDAPRLLLPTLELKKRSGLFVAGQLVGVEGYVESAAMGIVAGYNAAMLAADEGPQVPPRDSALGSLIYYITDSGIIDFQPMNINFGIMPSAPRGVKKRDRKRYLAKRAISAMETWTDRIGMPGGSAALDDEQRSFSDDVR, from the coding sequence TTGAAAAAAAGTGACGCTGAAATAACCGTGATAGGAGGCGGGCTGGCGGGGTGTGAGGCGGCGTGGCGCGCGGCCCGCATGGGCGTGCGGGTGAAGCTCTTTGAAATGAAACCGGATAGATTCAGCCCCGCCCACAAGAACGAAAGCCTCGCGGAACTGGTATGCAGCAATTCCCTCCGGGCCGAATCGCTGGAGAACGCATCCGGCATTCTCAAGCGCGAGCTCGAGCTTTTGGATTCCATCGTTATTGAATCCGCCCACAATCACCGGATTCCCGCCGGCGGCGCCCTGGCGGTGGACCGTGAGGCCTTCTCCCGGGAGATCACCGAGCGCGTCGCCGCACATCCCCTCATCGACGTGATTCGGACTGAAGTCACGGACCTTGATTTTTCTCTCCCCGCCGTTGTCGCCACCGGTCCCCTGACATCCGATGATTTTTCCATGGCATTGCAGCGCATCACCGGGCGTGAAAAGCTGTTTTTCTATGATGCGATCTCACCTATTATATATACCGACAGCATAAATATGGACGTGGCCTTTCGGGCGTCCCGATACGGCAAGGGGGGCGATGACTACATCAACCTCCCCATGAATAAAGAACAGTACTATCGCCTGGTGCGGGAAATAAAACGGGCCGATGAGGTGGAGCCCCACTCCTTTGAGGACACGAAGATATTCGAGGGATGTCTGCCCGTGGAGGTGATGGTGCGTCGGGGGGAGGATACCCTTGCGTTCGGCCCCCTGAAGCCGGTGGGGCTGGACGATCCGGAGACCGGCGAGATCCATTATGCCGTATTGCAGCTTCGCCAGGAGAACAGAGAGGGGACGCTCCACAACATGGTCGGATTCCAGACCCGCCTGAAACGGGGCGAACAGGAGCGGGTGTTTCGTATGATACCCGGCATGGAAAACGCCCGGTTCGCGCGATACGGAAGCGTGCACCGTAATACGTACATCGACGCCCCTCGGCTTCTGCTGCCGACACTGGAGTTGAAAAAACGATCCGGTCTTTTTGTGGCCGGGCAGCTTGTGGGGGTGGAGGGATATGTGGAGTCGGCGGCGATGGGGATCGTCGCGGGTTACAACGCGGCAATGCTGGCCGCAGACGAGGGTCCCCAAGTGCCCCCCAGGGATTCCGCCCTGGGATCGCTCATTTACTATATTACCGACAGCGGCATCATCGATTTTCAGCCGATGAATATAAATTTTGGTATCATGCCCAGCGCCCCTCGGGGAGTGAAAAAACGGGATCGAAAGCGATACCTGGCGAAGAGGGCGATTTCGGCCATGGAGACATGGACAGATCGTATCGGGATGCCGGGGGGAAGTGCGGCGCTCGATGATGAACAGAGATCTTTCTCGGACGACGTCAGGTAG
- a CDS encoding divalent-cation tolerance protein CutA, with product MTGPAVILVTADSEAHALSISKHLIENRLAACASIVPKIRSIYMWEDTICDEEEFLLIIKTRGDLFERVRDAIVEMHNYSVPEIVSLPIVEGLEEYLAWINDVTVV from the coding sequence ATGACCGGACCTGCAGTCATATTGGTAACGGCCGACAGCGAGGCACACGCCCTGTCAATCTCAAAGCATCTTATTGAAAACAGGCTTGCCGCCTGCGCAAGTATCGTGCCGAAGATACGATCAATATACATGTGGGAAGATACGATCTGTGACGAGGAGGAGTTTCTTCTCATCATAAAGACCCGGGGAGACCTCTTCGAGCGGGTGCGGGATGCAATTGTGGAGATGCACAATTATTCGGTGCCCGAGATCGTGTCTCTTCCCATCGTGGAGGGGCTTGAGGAGTATCTGGCCTGGATTAACGATGTAACCGTGGTCTGA
- a CDS encoding DUF721 domain-containing protein — protein sequence MNDRGKTSPPQSLSDVLSSILKNRGWDTIIRERRVFEIWEEAVGGPIARNAQPDRIERGVLIVRVRSSSWAQEMTYMKDRIITRLNEKLSRQLVTDMRFIQGTIDAPERERAAPDHGKKKTKRRVDPETAAPFTDHMDDSELKDIITRVVALALDRSDDAQ from the coding sequence ATGAACGATCGGGGAAAAACATCACCGCCGCAGTCTTTGAGTGACGTTCTCTCTTCCATTCTGAAGAACAGGGGATGGGATACGATCATTCGAGAGCGGCGGGTTTTCGAGATATGGGAGGAGGCCGTCGGCGGCCCCATCGCGAGAAACGCCCAACCCGACCGTATCGAGCGGGGCGTTCTGATCGTCCGGGTGAGAAGCTCATCCTGGGCGCAGGAGATGACCTACATGAAGGATCGCATCATCACGAGGCTGAACGAGAAACTCTCCCGACAGCTGGTGACCGATATGCGATTCATTCAGGGAACGATTGATGCGCCGGAAAGAGAGCGGGCGGCACCCGATCATGGAAAAAAGAAAACGAAAAGACGGGTTGATCCGGAGACGGCCGCGCCCTTTACCGATCACATGGACGACTCCGAGTTGAAGGATATCATCACCCGCGTCGTCGCTCTGGCCCTTGATCGGTCGGACGATGCACAATGA
- a CDS encoding metallophosphoesterase translates to MKVGVLSDTHLRVPDESFKRLMRERFSDVDAVIHAGDIVSPVVLDYLSAWELYAVAGNIDGWEITQHLPEKRVISLGGKDIGITHGGGAPGGLEERVLSAFNTVSCIVFGHSHNPVNKIKDGVLLFNPGSPTDPRYAKKNSIGYLTIGEDITGEIVYL, encoded by the coding sequence ATGAAAGTGGGGGTCCTGTCGGACACGCACCTGAGAGTTCCGGATGAGTCGTTCAAGCGATTGATGCGGGAGCGATTCTCTGATGTGGATGCCGTCATTCACGCGGGTGATATCGTTTCACCCGTCGTGCTTGACTATCTCTCGGCCTGGGAGCTGTATGCCGTGGCGGGGAATATTGATGGATGGGAGATCACCCAACATCTTCCGGAAAAGCGGGTGATTTCCCTGGGGGGAAAGGATATCGGCATTACGCACGGCGGAGGCGCTCCGGGCGGCTTGGAAGAGCGGGTGCTGTCGGCGTTTAATACCGTTTCGTGTATCGTGTTCGGGCACAGCCACAATCCGGTCAACAAGATAAAAGACGGCGTGTTGCTTTTCAATCCCGGATCGCCCACCGATCCCCGGTATGCGAAAAAGAACAGCATCGGCTATCTGACCATAGGAGAGGATATCACCGGGGAGATTGTCTATCTATGA
- a CDS encoding HIT domain-containing protein, with product MSDDTHRSVVWAPWRMQYIREAKEDGCIFCNRIGRTDDRDDLILFRGEYGFIIMNRYPYNNGHLMAAPNRHLGDITELNDDESGELFSLVQLSVRMLKKTMNPDGFNIGVNMGAVAGAGVADHVHLHIVPRWMGDTNFMPVVGDVKVVSEHILATYDSLLHSLKSLLKEQS from the coding sequence ATGAGCGATGACACGCACCGCAGCGTCGTCTGGGCGCCCTGGCGCATGCAATACATCAGGGAGGCCAAAGAGGACGGATGTATCTTCTGCAATCGTATCGGGCGTACCGATGACCGAGACGACCTGATTCTTTTCAGGGGGGAGTACGGGTTCATTATCATGAATCGGTATCCTTATAACAACGGTCATCTGATGGCGGCGCCGAACCGCCACCTGGGAGATATTACCGAATTGAACGATGACGAATCGGGAGAGCTGTTCAGCCTCGTGCAGCTTTCAGTGAGGATGCTGAAGAAGACCATGAATCCGGACGGGTTCAACATCGGTGTCAACATGGGAGCGGTCGCCGGGGCCGGCGTTGCGGATCATGTTCACCTGCACATCGTACCCCGCTGGATGGGAGATACGAATTTCATGCCCGTGGTGGGAGATGTAAAGGTCGTCTCGGAACATATCCTGGCCACCTATGATTCGTTATTACACAGTCTTAAAAGCCTGTTAAAGGAGCAGTCATGA
- a CDS encoding LapA family protein, with protein MKFIKVILFVVLLAVLITFAAQNDGNFASISYFGLESASMPLYALLFLAAGVMVILMSFVGLTERLRLKGQIRKLNKQVKELTSELSLYKSAPDKDDRTTKKTAAIPAPTAEAPEEKKKRRFSFKKDEKTETAVPVPEAADTAETTKVDTGDTEQ; from the coding sequence ATGAAGTTTATAAAGGTTATCCTGTTCGTCGTGCTGCTTGCCGTGCTGATCACTTTTGCGGCTCAGAACGACGGCAACTTTGCGTCGATCAGTTATTTTGGCTTGGAATCCGCATCAATGCCGCTGTATGCACTGTTGTTTCTCGCGGCGGGAGTGATGGTCATCCTAATGTCGTTCGTGGGTCTGACAGAGAGGCTTCGCCTGAAAGGTCAGATTCGAAAGCTCAACAAGCAGGTCAAGGAGCTCACGAGCGAGCTGAGTCTGTACAAGAGCGCTCCCGACAAGGACGACAGGACAACGAAAAAGACGGCGGCCATTCCCGCCCCGACGGCAGAAGCGCCTGAGGAAAAGAAGAAGCGACGGTTTTCTTTCAAAAAAGATGAGAAAACCGAAACAGCGGTACCCGTTCCCGAGGCTGCGGATACGGCCGAGACCACAAAGGTCGATACCGGCGACACCGAACAGTAG
- a CDS encoding B12-binding domain-containing radical SAM protein, giving the protein MRYEGVVIRPPSEAGSLILQVTLGCSHNRCTFCSAYKQKKFRIRSLEDIREDIDGVRGKQYVRRVFLADGDALIVPRRMMMPVVDHLNESFPNLERIGMYANAKSVLKRTDDELRELADRGLGIVYLGLESGDEEVLTRVKKGVGTEEMIEAAHRIREAGILLSVTVLLGLAGPDGSERHARATGEVLTKMDPDYIGALTLMIVPGCPLYDDYMNGEFTVPDPMQSLKELAGIIEHTDVTDCLFTSNHASNYLPLKIELPDQKNEAVYLIRTVLDKDRRDMLRPERMRGL; this is encoded by the coding sequence ATGAGATACGAAGGCGTTGTTATTCGTCCTCCCAGCGAAGCCGGGAGCCTCATACTCCAGGTCACCCTGGGATGTTCCCACAATCGCTGTACCTTCTGTTCCGCATACAAACAGAAGAAATTCCGCATCAGGAGCCTTGAGGATATCCGAGAGGATATCGATGGAGTTCGCGGAAAACAGTACGTCCGTCGTGTGTTCCTGGCCGATGGAGACGCCCTGATCGTTCCCCGCCGGATGATGATGCCGGTCGTCGATCATCTGAATGAATCGTTCCCGAACCTGGAGCGTATCGGCATGTATGCCAACGCCAAGAGTGTGTTGAAGAGAACGGATGATGAGCTCCGAGAGCTGGCGGATCGCGGGCTGGGCATCGTATATCTCGGCCTGGAGAGCGGGGACGAGGAGGTGTTGACGCGGGTGAAGAAGGGTGTTGGGACGGAAGAAATGATCGAGGCGGCGCACCGGATTAGAGAGGCGGGCATCCTGTTATCGGTGACGGTGCTTCTGGGACTTGCGGGACCGGATGGGAGCGAGCGGCACGCTCGGGCCACGGGCGAGGTGCTCACCAAGATGGATCCTGATTATATCGGCGCCCTGACCCTGATGATCGTCCCCGGATGTCCCCTGTATGACGACTATATGAACGGGGAGTTCACAGTTCCCGATCCGATGCAGTCGCTTAAGGAGTTGGCCGGAATCATAGAACACACCGATGTCACCGATTGTCTTTTCACCTCGAATCATGCTTCGAATTATCTGCCGCTGAAAATAGAGCTTCCCGATCAGAAGAACGAAGCGGTGTACCTCATTCGGACGGTACTCGACAAAGACCGTCGGGATATGCTGCGTCCCGAGAGAATGAGGGGGCTGTAA
- a CDS encoding NusG domain II-containing protein: MKKKDILFIIIVAALIAAAFGIFQVVLPSQGREIVIEEGNELVGVFPLEEERIIEVQGPLGISTVVIENGEAYMLDSPCPNKVCIAMGHISEPGDTIICIPNRVYIRAR, translated from the coding sequence ATGAAAAAAAAGGATATTCTCTTCATCATCATTGTGGCGGCGCTCATTGCCGCAGCCTTCGGCATATTCCAGGTGGTTCTCCCGTCCCAGGGGCGGGAAATCGTCATCGAAGAGGGAAATGAGCTTGTCGGCGTGTTCCCTCTGGAGGAGGAGAGGATAATAGAAGTCCAGGGTCCTTTGGGCATCAGTACCGTCGTCATCGAAAACGGGGAGGCCTACATGCTGGATTCCCCCTGCCCCAACAAGGTATGCATCGCCATGGGCCACATCAGCGAGCCGGGCGATACCATCATCTGTATCCCGAACCGGGTCTACATCCGGGCTCGGTAA
- a CDS encoding cytochrome c3 family protein, producing MNKKRIVPILAAVTLFVLCAGLVALSQEYGPYGPEKIFIDDTTRATLRYLPVDFDHQEHQADYDISCVTCHHTNDEDFISGVPPTCGSCHNMETEITYNFKDAMHQNCVVCHIDEVAAGKNPPTECLDCHVQRP from the coding sequence ATGAACAAGAAACGTATCGTTCCGATTCTGGCCGCAGTGACGCTCTTCGTGCTCTGTGCCGGCTTGGTTGCCCTGTCCCAGGAGTACGGCCCATACGGCCCGGAGAAGATCTTCATCGACGACACCACCAGGGCGACGCTGCGGTATCTGCCGGTGGATTTCGACCACCAGGAGCATCAGGCCGATTACGACATCAGCTGTGTGACCTGCCACCACACCAATGACGAGGACTTCATCTCCGGTGTGCCCCCGACGTGCGGCTCCTGTCACAACATGGAAACCGAGATCACTTACAACTTCAAGGACGCCATGCATCAAAACTGCGTTGTGTGTCACATCGATGAGGTCGCCGCGGGCAAGAACCCGCCTACGGAATGTCTCGATTGCCACGTGCAGCGGCCGTAA